A stretch of Candidatus Brocadiaceae bacterium DNA encodes these proteins:
- a CDS encoding ABC transporter ATP-binding protein, which translates to MKKKEPIVAIYNLTKSYRRGSQVIGVLEDITFELEKGDFLALMGPSGSGKSTLLNLIAGLDKADRGIIEIAGVNITALLEPDLARWRAANIGFIFQFYNLIPVLTAFENVELPLLLTGLSKKERKEHVATALQIVNMLERMEHYPHQLSGGQQQRVAIARAIITDPTILVADEPTGDLDRDSAEIVMALMQRLNRELGKTIIMVTHDPWAGKWAHTIEHLDKGVLNHVY; encoded by the coding sequence ATGAAGAAGAAAGAACCCATTGTAGCCATATACAACCTGACAAAATCCTACCGCAGGGGCAGCCAGGTTATCGGCGTATTAGAGGATATCACGTTTGAATTGGAAAAGGGAGATTTTCTGGCTCTCATGGGACCTTCCGGATCGGGAAAGAGCACACTCTTAAACCTCATAGCGGGATTAGACAAAGCAGACAGGGGCATTATCGAAATAGCCGGCGTAAACATCACTGCATTGTTAGAACCTGACCTTGCCAGATGGCGTGCGGCAAACATTGGTTTTATCTTTCAATTCTACAATCTTATCCCAGTACTCACCGCCTTTGAAAATGTTGAGTTACCATTGCTTTTGACCGGTCTTTCTAAAAAGGAACGAAAAGAACACGTTGCCACTGCATTACAAATTGTCAATATGCTGGAGCGCATGGAACACTACCCCCATCAATTGTCCGGAGGGCAACAGCAGCGGGTTGCTATCGCTCGCGCAATCATCACTGACCCTACTATCTTAGTTGCAGATGAACCTACCGGAGATCTTGACAGGGATTCCGCAGAAATAGTTATGGCACTTATGCAGCGTCTGAATAGAGAGCTGGGCAAAACCATAATCATGGTCACCCATGATCCATGGGCAGGAAAATGGGCACATACCATTGAACATCTTGACAAGGGTGTTCTCAACCATGTTTATTAA
- a CDS encoding FtsX-like permease family protein, protein MFIKILFRNVFRHKLRTILTMCGIAVAILSFGLLRTVIDAWYAGVDASSTTRLITRNSISLTFRLPLSYRDKIRRVEGITTVSYGNWFGGYYIDEKIFFANFAVEPQSYLELYPEYLVSDNEKDVFLKNRKGCMVGQKLADRFDWNIGDIITLKGTIFPGNWEFQLNSIYKGRDSTIDETLFFFHWDYLNETVKKTKLFPMDQVGFYIIGVKSPDLTAQAAMAIDNTFENSLAETLTETEKAFQMSFVSMSETILQTIQLVSLVVIFIILSVVVNTMSMSVRERIGEYSVLKSLGFHGWHICALIIGESLVITCSGGVFGILSTFPASKAFSAAVGTYFPVFNITLETICLDLGVSIIVGVVAGIFSSWKAVTVRISEGLRKAG, encoded by the coding sequence ATGTTTATTAAGATACTTTTTCGAAATGTCTTCAGACACAAGCTTCGCACTATTTTGACTATGTGCGGAATAGCGGTAGCAATCCTTTCCTTTGGTTTGCTTCGCACGGTCATTGATGCCTGGTATGCGGGTGTGGATGCATCCTCCACGACCAGACTCATAACCAGGAATTCTATTTCCCTGACATTCCGACTTCCTCTTTCTTATCGGGATAAAATTCGCCGTGTAGAAGGGATAACAACGGTGTCTTACGGCAATTGGTTTGGAGGGTATTATATTGATGAAAAAATCTTTTTCGCTAATTTTGCCGTAGAGCCACAGTCCTACCTGGAACTGTATCCTGAATACCTGGTGTCTGACAATGAAAAGGACGTATTTCTTAAAAACAGAAAGGGGTGTATGGTCGGTCAAAAACTTGCAGATCGGTTCGACTGGAATATCGGTGATATAATAACATTGAAAGGCACCATCTTCCCCGGGAATTGGGAGTTTCAATTGAATAGTATTTACAAGGGAAGAGATAGCACTATCGATGAAACCTTATTTTTTTTCCATTGGGATTATCTTAATGAAACAGTAAAAAAAACAAAACTATTTCCAATGGATCAAGTAGGTTTTTATATTATCGGAGTAAAAAGCCCTGATCTGACAGCACAAGCAGCAATGGCTATTGACAACACCTTTGAAAACTCTCTTGCAGAAACTCTCACCGAAACAGAAAAAGCGTTTCAAATGAGCTTTGTTTCCATGAGTGAAACAATTCTCCAGACCATTCAGCTTGTATCTCTTGTCGTAATTTTTATTATTTTATCAGTAGTAGTCAATACCATGTCTATGTCTGTACGGGAACGCATTGGTGAGTATTCTGTCCTTAAGTCCCTGGGTTTTCATGGATGGCATATATGCGCTCTTATTATCGGAGAGTCTCTGGTAATAACCTGCTCTGGCGGTGTCTTCGGTATCCTTTCAACATTCCCTGCTTCAAAGGCCTTTTCTGCGGCTGTGGGAACGTACTTCCCCGTGTTCAATATAACCCTGGAAACAATCTGCCTGGACCTGGGAGTCAGTATAATCGTTGGGGTTGTGGCGGGGATTTTCTCTTCCTGGAAGGCTGTTACGGTGCGCATCTCTGAAGGGCTCAGGAAGGCAGGGTAA